One Parasphingorhabdus cellanae genomic region harbors:
- a CDS encoding helix-turn-helix transcriptional regulator — MANALAETHQFESDSDLEVLLERVSIRKPEDIRQAAINLQNIAQKRGFRVTLCADISSGKPMADADGNCLNSDIFGWVKKTERWWKDSQYALHCAIPRACRYESEPFWCDKYGFHGHAPNGFLDDIDLHNYFAQLKGRYHALIVVPVHLPFGQVSANSFPATYASADSFSTEFAKYGNLLGTLTRRIISGYISLSRKSKHIPSDCGLSKREAECIRWASIGKTDEEIGEIISVCRSTVRYHIGRAGEKLESVNRTQTVFKATQLGYLGNSHH, encoded by the coding sequence GTGGCAAATGCGCTAGCGGAAACACATCAGTTTGAGAGCGACAGCGACCTGGAAGTGTTGCTCGAACGCGTTTCCATTCGAAAACCGGAAGATATCCGACAAGCGGCTATTAACCTGCAAAATATAGCGCAAAAACGGGGTTTCAGGGTTACTCTTTGCGCGGACATATCGTCGGGAAAACCGATGGCGGATGCCGACGGTAATTGTCTGAACTCAGATATATTTGGCTGGGTTAAAAAAACCGAGCGTTGGTGGAAAGACTCCCAATATGCCTTGCATTGTGCAATTCCCCGCGCTTGCCGATATGAAAGCGAACCGTTCTGGTGCGACAAATATGGCTTTCATGGTCACGCGCCCAATGGTTTCTTGGACGATATTGATTTGCACAATTATTTCGCTCAGCTGAAAGGCCGATATCACGCGTTAATTGTCGTACCGGTGCATTTGCCCTTTGGTCAGGTGTCGGCAAATAGTTTTCCGGCCACATATGCATCTGCCGATAGTTTTTCCACGGAATTTGCCAAATATGGCAACTTGCTAGGCACGCTCACTCGCCGGATTATCTCAGGCTACATATCGCTATCCCGGAAATCAAAGCACATCCCGTCAGATTGTGGTTTGTCCAAGCGCGAAGCGGAATGCATCCGATGGGCTTCCATCGGCAAAACGGATGAAGAGATCGGTGAGATAATTTCTGTTTGTCGATCAACAGTGCGCTATCATATTGGCCGAGCTGGCGAAAAACTGGAATCGGTTAACCGGACCCAGACCGTTTTCAAAGCGACCCAACTGGGTTATTTGGGCAATAGTCACCATTAG
- a CDS encoding DUF2235 domain-containing protein produces the protein MKRLIVCCDGTWEGLDNDWPTNVQRIAQFLLPSDQNGIAQTLYYDPGIGMKNAVDRIAGGAFGAGLDLQILEAYSFLSMNFEAGDEIYLFGFSRGAYSVRSLAGLIRCCGIVKRRKIRTISRAMELYRDREIKPDHDECVTFRNSNSILEDNAPPQICFLGCWDTVGALGIPDAIPMLPVDNRFDRKYEFHDTQLGSHIKNARHAVAIDEHRRVFDVTSMQQPDSSHDQKVLKERWFPGNHGGVGGGVRDLRQCSDGPLLWMMEEAKHFDLAFNESDVGKYTESDPLIDLPAKERRLFGLLGKSFDRHGPVRTMDVSPEAHHRWNEIESYNPKTLHRVYPPKGQKQQSTASAH, from the coding sequence GTGAAAAGATTGATTGTGTGCTGCGACGGTACTTGGGAAGGTCTGGATAATGACTGGCCCACCAACGTTCAGCGAATTGCCCAATTCCTGTTACCTTCAGATCAAAATGGCATCGCCCAGACGCTCTATTATGACCCGGGCATTGGTATGAAAAACGCAGTCGATCGCATTGCCGGGGGTGCCTTTGGTGCGGGTCTCGATCTGCAGATATTGGAAGCCTATAGCTTTTTGAGCATGAACTTTGAAGCCGGTGATGAAATCTATCTTTTCGGTTTCAGTCGCGGGGCGTATTCGGTGCGTAGCCTCGCGGGGCTTATTCGATGCTGCGGTATTGTGAAACGCCGCAAGATAAGAACCATTTCTCGCGCCATGGAACTTTACCGCGATCGCGAAATCAAACCCGACCATGATGAATGTGTAACGTTTCGCAATTCCAATTCCATTTTGGAAGACAACGCCCCGCCACAGATTTGCTTTTTGGGATGCTGGGATACTGTTGGCGCATTGGGAATTCCCGATGCTATTCCGATGCTTCCTGTGGACAACCGGTTTGATCGCAAATATGAATTTCACGACACCCAACTCGGTTCGCACATTAAAAATGCCCGTCACGCTGTGGCCATTGATGAACATCGCCGCGTATTTGATGTTACATCGATGCAGCAACCCGATAGTAGTCATGATCAAAAAGTGCTGAAAGAACGCTGGTTTCCCGGCAATCATGGGGGCGTCGGTGGCGGCGTGCGCGATTTACGGCAATGTTCGGATGGACCATTATTGTGGATGATGGAAGAAGCCAAGCATTTCGATCTGGCGTTCAATGAAAGCGATGTCGGGAAATATACCGAAAGCGATCCTCTCATTGATCTGCCGGCTAAAGAACGCCGGCTATTTGGACTACTTGGCAAATCTTTCGATCGACATGGGCCTGTTCGAACTATGGATGTTTCACCCGAAGCGCATCATCGGTGGAATGAGATTGAGAGCTACAATCCCAAGACCCTCCATCGCGTCTATCCGCCCAAGGGACAGAAACAACAGTCGACTGCTTCTGCCCATTGA
- a CDS encoding TonB-dependent receptor produces the protein MNIHAKRDESEISVKSVKAILLGTAATLAISCFATPAIAQDSEELDENNIITVTARKQTESLQEVPVTVTAIGGDTLDKFQVNEVADVVSRVPALNVQVGGSGAGGQISLRGVGTTNISAAFDSAVAFDFDGVQVSTMRLVQASFFDVEQIDVLKGPQSLFFGKSATAGVFSVRSANPTPDWEAGVKVSQEFEENGTTIGGYISGPLNDTLGIRVAGQYQNIEKYVELEAGTPSVFANSGKGLENIVGRVTLQWDPTDDFSANLKVNYNRNEGDSLLGHSDIDCGANGVADPVFFALTGTFFESNSTCDIQDGLYPHPDGNPDLLVIAPGTTGADRYVGQSYNETTTFFARLAMDLDISDTLTLSTVSGYLDLENEHLDHFSYVGVRADGLPGGAPAPFSDALEQFTQEIRLASDFDGMFNFVVGGFWESRKQPLETSQNAFLGTFLFPDSRGITYDWVAQRTTKSEALSFFASGTLDITDQLELSGGVRWTDEQKTHRSNFPFVHNALSFLNPIVGGLGLVVPEGFNTGPIKFSDSNISPEVTLKYQATPDLNFYASYKTGFKSGGIDNSILPTASVQLVVPGFAEMFPALFPDPEAAREAALSSIVYDSETAKGGEVGMKALLGGGALRVNTSIYYYVFDDLQVQNFDGANTRFLTVNAGELTTQGFDVDWSWRTPLEGLNLSGAFGYTDAKFTDTFLADPGPDGVGGNADDIDIDGRRAARAPKWSGNIAFDWVIPVGDALEFGLNGNASYSGSYFAGNNNFADFVQDEYVSLDASVSVGDPEAKWKLSLIGVNLTDEIWANTVGDRPFLDAGNVLGRPTGGGDDRVVTQNRGRQVFVEAAFKF, from the coding sequence ATGAACATACATGCAAAACGCGATGAATCCGAGATCTCTGTAAAATCCGTAAAAGCAATTTTGCTGGGAACCGCCGCCACCTTAGCCATTTCGTGCTTCGCAACACCGGCCATCGCGCAGGATTCCGAAGAGCTGGACGAAAATAACATTATTACTGTGACGGCGCGGAAACAGACTGAGTCTCTACAGGAAGTACCGGTAACGGTCACTGCTATTGGCGGCGACACGCTCGACAAATTTCAGGTCAACGAAGTCGCGGATGTCGTGAGCCGAGTTCCTGCGCTTAACGTTCAAGTAGGTGGTTCAGGCGCCGGCGGTCAGATCAGTCTAAGAGGTGTTGGTACGACCAATATTTCGGCAGCTTTTGACTCGGCTGTAGCATTTGACTTTGATGGTGTACAAGTGAGCACGATGCGTTTGGTTCAAGCGTCGTTTTTCGATGTCGAACAGATTGATGTTTTGAAAGGCCCGCAATCGTTGTTCTTTGGCAAAAGCGCGACCGCCGGGGTCTTCTCTGTTCGATCAGCCAATCCGACGCCGGATTGGGAAGCCGGTGTAAAGGTTTCTCAGGAATTTGAGGAAAATGGTACCACCATCGGTGGCTATATTTCGGGACCACTCAACGATACGTTGGGGATCAGGGTCGCGGGCCAATATCAGAATATCGAGAAATATGTGGAACTGGAGGCAGGTACGCCATCGGTGTTCGCAAATTCGGGCAAGGGACTGGAAAATATTGTTGGCCGCGTGACGCTGCAATGGGATCCGACCGACGATTTCTCGGCCAACCTGAAGGTCAATTATAATCGCAACGAAGGCGACAGCCTGCTGGGCCATTCCGACATAGACTGCGGCGCGAACGGTGTAGCTGACCCTGTTTTTTTTGCGCTCACAGGTACTTTCTTTGAATCAAACTCGACTTGCGACATTCAAGACGGCCTATACCCACATCCCGATGGCAATCCTGATCTGCTGGTAATCGCACCTGGAACGACGGGCGCAGATCGGTATGTTGGCCAATCTTATAATGAGACGACGACATTCTTCGCTCGACTGGCGATGGACCTCGACATTTCCGACACCCTCACATTGTCAACGGTCAGCGGCTATCTTGACCTTGAGAATGAGCATCTTGATCACTTCAGCTATGTAGGCGTTCGTGCCGATGGCTTGCCAGGTGGTGCTCCTGCGCCTTTCTCCGATGCTTTGGAGCAATTTACGCAGGAAATAAGACTGGCCAGTGACTTTGATGGCATGTTCAACTTTGTGGTTGGCGGCTTCTGGGAAAGCAGGAAACAGCCTCTGGAAACGTCACAAAACGCTTTTCTCGGCACTTTCCTGTTCCCTGATTCACGAGGAATTACCTATGACTGGGTAGCGCAACGGACGACAAAAAGTGAGGCGTTGTCCTTCTTTGCCAGCGGAACCCTGGATATTACGGATCAATTGGAACTTTCCGGCGGTGTACGCTGGACGGACGAGCAGAAAACACATCGATCAAACTTTCCTTTTGTTCACAATGCATTGTCATTTCTGAACCCGATCGTTGGCGGATTGGGACTGGTTGTTCCGGAAGGTTTTAACACCGGCCCGATCAAATTTTCTGACAGCAATATTTCGCCAGAAGTCACTTTGAAATATCAGGCAACGCCTGATCTCAATTTCTATGCTTCCTATAAAACCGGCTTTAAATCAGGCGGTATAGACAATAGCATTTTGCCAACCGCTTCGGTTCAATTGGTCGTTCCCGGCTTTGCTGAGATGTTCCCCGCATTATTCCCCGATCCGGAAGCAGCGCGGGAAGCGGCACTTAGTTCAATCGTTTACGATTCCGAGACCGCCAAAGGCGGCGAAGTCGGGATGAAAGCATTATTAGGCGGCGGCGCGTTGAGGGTGAATACGTCAATTTATTATTACGTATTCGATGACTTACAGGTTCAGAATTTTGATGGAGCCAATACCCGTTTCCTGACCGTCAATGCCGGCGAACTGACTACCCAAGGCTTTGATGTCGACTGGTCTTGGCGGACACCGCTTGAAGGACTGAACCTGTCCGGAGCCTTTGGATATACCGACGCCAAATTTACCGATACATTTCTTGCAGATCCTGGGCCGGACGGGGTTGGCGGAAACGCGGATGATATTGACATCGATGGTCGCCGGGCCGCTCGTGCCCCGAAATGGTCGGGCAATATCGCGTTCGATTGGGTAATCCCTGTGGGTGATGCACTGGAATTTGGCCTTAATGGCAACGCATCATATAGTGGTTCCTATTTCGCCGGTAACAACAATTTCGCTGATTTCGTCCAAGACGAATATGTGTCTCTCGACGCCTCAGTCTCGGTCGGCGATCCGGAAGCAAAATGGAAATTGTCGCTTATTGGCGTCAACCTCACCGACGAAATCTGGGCGAATACAGTGGGTGACCGGCCGTTTCTGGACGCCGGCAATGTGCTAGGCCGACCCACCGGCGGTGGAGATGATCGTGTCGTGACACAAAATCGCGGTCGTCAAGTATTTGTCGAAGCTGCTTTCAAGTTCTGA
- a CDS encoding C39 family peptidase translates to MTLTSPIKNGLYPAFPPFKSGLKSFLKGGLLALTGASLFCSSVAQSEVRLARESSGGDYYVGVMTWWDIPFRSVIRQRYDFSCGSAAVATLLTYHYDRPTSERTPFKAMWDLGNKEAIKKVGFSMLDMRNYLQSIGYRAEGFKLKPGQLIQVKRPVIVLLDIDGFKHFVVVKGQTRDQVLVGDSVLGINKYSYEEFHKYWNGIALAIVDGPITKRPTYNLAGDWNPWSTAPTDQVSAMADIGNLTNHLPPLYQISPEFLLDVRVGTVR, encoded by the coding sequence ATGACCCTCACTTCCCCCATCAAAAATGGCCTATACCCAGCCTTTCCGCCCTTCAAGAGCGGCTTGAAATCTTTCTTGAAGGGCGGACTGCTGGCCCTGACCGGTGCCAGCCTGTTTTGCAGTTCCGTCGCGCAATCCGAAGTCCGTTTGGCACGGGAATCGAGTGGCGGAGACTATTATGTCGGCGTCATGACCTGGTGGGATATCCCATTCCGTTCCGTCATCCGCCAGCGCTATGATTTTAGCTGCGGTTCCGCCGCTGTCGCGACCTTGCTCACCTATCATTACGACCGGCCCACGAGCGAACGGACACCGTTCAAGGCGATGTGGGATCTGGGCAATAAAGAAGCGATCAAGAAAGTCGGCTTTTCGATGCTCGACATGCGTAACTATCTACAATCCATCGGTTATCGTGCCGAGGGTTTCAAACTGAAACCCGGGCAGCTTATCCAGGTGAAACGCCCGGTCATAGTGCTGCTCGACATTGATGGGTTCAAACATTTTGTTGTGGTCAAAGGTCAGACCAGAGATCAGGTGCTGGTCGGCGATTCCGTGCTTGGCATCAACAAATATTCCTATGAGGAATTCCATAAATATTGGAACGGCATTGCTTTGGCCATCGTCGATGGTCCGATAACCAAGCGGCCCACCTATAATCTTGCCGGTGACTGGAATCCTTGGTCCACCGCGCCGACCGATCAGGTATCGGCCATGGCTGACATCGGCAATCTAACCAATCACCTTCCCCCCCTGTACCAAATCTCGCCGGAATTTCTTCTCGATGTGCGAGTGGGTACCGTCAGATGA
- a CDS encoding alpha/beta hydrolase: protein MKDLEIEVLGGLSVRCEGHPVKLPASRKARAMLAFLLLTGKPQHRERLCDLFWEGPDDPRGALRSALWKLRRLLNEPEAERIVADRETVRFEPVSVQIDYKNLTERAERQLELAGQEFADVRAALDQPLLAGLDLPDHDHYQAWLTAMREEAEALRARLMPDLGARTGSRLDRTGQLHLARQKIGFAHTKGGTRIAWARIGSGPPLLKAANWLNHLELDWDSEVWSPLFQELARDHTLIRYDGRGNGMSDWEVANLKFDSFVTDLEGVVAQSGIDRFPLLGISQGAAVAIEYAARNPDRVSHLILWGGYAAGWRVDDESTESRAEREALITLVANGWGRDDASYRNLFSRALIPGATEAERTAFDEFQRKTVSAANAARFLETFADIDVRHRLDAIQCRTLVMHARGDQRVPVAKGAELASGISGAEFVTLPTDNHLLLGREHSSELFVAHVRQFLSDQAGTA from the coding sequence ATGAAAGACCTGGAAATCGAAGTGCTCGGCGGCTTGTCCGTGCGCTGCGAAGGTCATCCCGTGAAATTGCCCGCTTCACGCAAGGCGCGCGCAATGCTGGCGTTTCTTCTATTGACGGGAAAACCACAGCATCGCGAAAGGTTGTGTGACCTCTTTTGGGAGGGGCCCGATGACCCCAGAGGTGCGCTCAGATCAGCTCTTTGGAAATTGCGCAGGTTGCTCAATGAGCCAGAAGCAGAACGGATCGTGGCCGACCGAGAAACCGTTCGCTTCGAGCCGGTTTCCGTTCAGATCGACTATAAAAATTTGACGGAACGAGCCGAGCGCCAGCTAGAGCTCGCTGGTCAGGAATTTGCAGATGTTCGTGCAGCTCTAGACCAACCTCTGTTAGCTGGGCTCGATCTGCCAGATCATGATCATTATCAAGCCTGGCTCACGGCGATGAGAGAGGAAGCAGAAGCGTTGCGCGCTCGTCTCATGCCGGACTTGGGGGCCAGGACTGGCTCGCGGCTCGACAGAACCGGCCAGCTTCACTTGGCGCGGCAAAAAATCGGTTTTGCTCATACCAAAGGCGGGACTCGTATCGCATGGGCTCGTATTGGATCCGGGCCGCCATTGCTAAAAGCGGCCAATTGGCTGAATCATCTCGAGTTGGATTGGGATAGCGAAGTCTGGTCACCATTGTTTCAAGAGCTAGCACGCGATCATACTCTTATCCGTTACGATGGCCGAGGCAACGGGATGTCCGATTGGGAGGTGGCTAATCTAAAATTCGACTCATTCGTAACCGATCTCGAAGGCGTTGTGGCACAAAGCGGCATCGATCGTTTTCCTTTGCTGGGTATATCACAAGGCGCTGCGGTCGCGATCGAATATGCCGCACGAAACCCTGACCGTGTCAGCCATCTGATCTTATGGGGCGGCTATGCGGCGGGTTGGCGGGTTGATGATGAAAGTACTGAGTCGAGAGCCGAACGAGAAGCACTAATCACGCTGGTAGCAAATGGTTGGGGACGCGATGATGCCAGCTATCGCAACCTGTTTTCCCGGGCGCTCATCCCTGGCGCGACGGAAGCGGAGAGAACAGCGTTTGATGAATTTCAAAGGAAAACCGTATCGGCCGCCAATGCTGCCCGTTTCTTGGAAACCTTTGCGGATATTGATGTGCGCCATCGTCTTGACGCGATCCAATGTCGAACCTTAGTGATGCACGCCCGAGGGGACCAACGCGTTCCGGTTGCCAAGGGGGCCGAACTTGCCAGCGGGATTAGCGGCGCAGAGTTTGTTACGCTGCCGACCGATAATCATCTGCTGCTGGGCCGAGAGCATAGCTCCGAATTGTTTGTTGCCCATGTTCGCCAGTTTTTGTCGGATCAGGCGGGCACGGCGTAA
- a CDS encoding autotransporter outer membrane beta-barrel domain-containing protein: MHKLLACTSLTPILLVAAGPVHAETVIDSARTTPIATSDNNDDIRITNKGSIKPTGGTAVIIDSNHDVTNEGTIQITGADSAVGISAETGTSGTITNSGSIIIDEDYTPKDSDDDGDLDGRFANGKFRFGIGTEGGYSGAIVNSGTITIEGNDSAGIYLGDRLDGSLNHSGQITVTGDDSVGIKTSDVAGDVTVRGSVAVRGENAVGVAIWGQVEGGLLIQNTVTASGYRSTTRPGDVSKLDADDLLQGGPAIAIYNDVADGIFFDVRPENTDPKNKDEDGDGIDDDKEGNASVTSYGEAAAVQIGSATNTVTIGEVKNDESEGNGIFNNGSIRGLGVYEGVAANALVIGGLGGATEIVGGILNRGSISAVSLDDDATAIRIGDRATMVQINNDGEIVASGGSAADTAVYAILVEERGALEGIYTTKKISATAAKDGQAGAIIDRSGTLEFVFNSGTIEAISENGGEGKAVAIDLSNNNNGTEIAQFRNSSQSPAPVIIGDILLGSGDDFVGSAAGRIEGRLDFGGGFDEFELEKGAQFTGWLSQAAGTDITINDSSMLLTDTGTIDINSIVTENDSTIGVTIDGKSGKFTQLNVADTAEFGEGTNLEIQLVSVSESEGRYQIVDANNLVGSENLAQDGVVTAYMFKSSVTGDDDEGAVWVDIKRKTAEELKLTRSQTSAYDAIFKVLDNDAAVSSSFLGATTAETFDETIQQMLPDHAGGVFATVSQGSRSTARFLTDPVAPYSDQGGWGFWLQQTVWGVSKDRGQTDSYDITGLGTTAGIEVETGSIGNFGVSFGYLNSNDSDDDAANEVDSDQYEFAAYWRARWGGLRAFARGSYAKVEFDSQRRFESKIDGDDKTERRFAVADWSGDLYSFAGGLAYEMDIGRVSLRPSVSVDYYNLSEEGYTETEGGDAFNLIVEDRDSDELALNTTLAAALNFGDTDPDGVWFRAEVEGGYRQIIGGDIGNTTAKFKDGDAFTLSPDTRTDGWLAGVRLVSGTGNLLIAGEFSAEEQLRDHVSYGARLSLRIGF, translated from the coding sequence ATGCATAAACTTCTCGCCTGCACCAGTCTTACCCCGATATTGTTAGTTGCCGCTGGCCCCGTTCATGCCGAAACCGTGATCGACAGCGCGCGCACCACGCCGATTGCGACGAGCGATAACAATGATGATATCCGGATCACCAACAAAGGTTCGATCAAGCCAACCGGCGGCACCGCCGTGATCATCGACAGCAATCATGATGTTACAAACGAGGGCACCATCCAGATTACCGGAGCGGATAGCGCCGTCGGGATTTCTGCCGAAACCGGTACCTCTGGAACCATTACCAATAGCGGTTCCATCATCATCGATGAAGATTATACCCCGAAGGATTCCGACGATGATGGTGATCTGGATGGTCGGTTTGCTAACGGTAAGTTCCGTTTTGGTATTGGAACAGAAGGAGGGTATTCCGGTGCAATCGTAAATAGCGGCACGATAACGATTGAAGGCAATGATAGCGCTGGAATTTATCTCGGAGACCGGCTCGATGGCTCGCTAAATCACAGCGGCCAGATCACAGTGACCGGGGATGACAGTGTTGGGATAAAAACAAGTGATGTGGCTGGCGACGTAACAGTGCGCGGTTCTGTCGCTGTGCGCGGTGAAAACGCAGTCGGCGTGGCGATTTGGGGTCAAGTTGAGGGTGGGTTGCTAATCCAAAATACGGTCACTGCATCGGGCTATCGTAGCACAACGCGACCAGGCGATGTGTCAAAACTGGATGCTGATGATTTGCTGCAAGGCGGTCCGGCGATCGCCATTTATAATGATGTTGCGGACGGAATATTTTTTGATGTTCGACCAGAAAATACCGACCCGAAAAACAAGGATGAAGATGGCGACGGCATTGATGATGATAAAGAAGGCAATGCGTCCGTCACCTCCTATGGCGAAGCTGCGGCTGTTCAAATCGGTTCGGCGACTAATACGGTAACTATCGGCGAAGTAAAAAACGATGAATCTGAGGGCAATGGCATCTTCAATAACGGCAGTATCCGCGGTCTCGGGGTTTATGAGGGCGTGGCTGCGAATGCTCTTGTTATTGGTGGTCTTGGTGGCGCGACAGAAATTGTCGGTGGTATCCTAAACAGAGGCTCGATCAGCGCTGTGTCTCTTGACGATGATGCTACGGCGATCCGTATTGGTGACCGCGCCACTATGGTACAGATTAATAACGATGGCGAAATCGTCGCTAGTGGCGGTAGTGCCGCCGACACGGCTGTTTATGCCATTCTGGTAGAGGAGCGTGGCGCGCTTGAAGGGATCTACACTACGAAAAAGATTAGCGCCACAGCAGCGAAAGACGGGCAAGCGGGGGCGATTATTGACCGCTCGGGTACGCTGGAATTTGTCTTTAATAGCGGCACGATTGAAGCGATAAGCGAAAATGGTGGTGAAGGGAAAGCCGTTGCAATTGACCTTTCCAACAATAATAACGGCACAGAAATCGCTCAATTTAGAAACTCCTCGCAATCCCCGGCGCCCGTAATTATTGGCGATATCCTGCTCGGTTCGGGGGACGATTTTGTCGGTAGTGCAGCGGGTCGGATAGAGGGGCGGCTGGATTTTGGTGGCGGCTTCGACGAATTTGAATTGGAAAAAGGCGCGCAATTTACCGGTTGGCTCAGTCAGGCAGCAGGGACGGATATCACCATAAACGATAGTTCGATGCTGCTGACCGACACGGGGACAATTGACATCAATTCCATCGTTACCGAGAATGACAGCACCATCGGCGTCACTATTGATGGCAAGTCTGGCAAGTTCACACAATTGAACGTTGCGGATACGGCTGAATTTGGCGAGGGAACCAATCTCGAAATCCAGTTAGTCAGCGTCAGCGAGTCTGAAGGCCGTTATCAGATTGTCGATGCGAATAATCTGGTCGGCAGTGAAAATCTCGCACAAGACGGCGTGGTTACGGCCTATATGTTCAAGAGCAGCGTGACTGGCGATGATGACGAGGGTGCTGTCTGGGTTGATATCAAACGCAAGACAGCAGAGGAACTGAAGCTCACCCGATCGCAAACCAGCGCATATGACGCGATCTTCAAGGTGCTCGACAATGATGCGGCGGTGTCCTCCAGCTTTCTCGGTGCGACAACGGCAGAGACTTTTGACGAAACAATTCAGCAAATGCTGCCGGACCATGCGGGCGGCGTGTTTGCGACGGTCAGTCAGGGTTCGCGCTCTACCGCGCGCTTCCTGACCGATCCGGTTGCGCCCTATAGCGATCAGGGCGGCTGGGGTTTCTGGCTGCAACAGACCGTTTGGGGTGTTTCCAAGGATCGCGGTCAGACGGATAGCTACGATATTACCGGTCTCGGTACGACTGCGGGTATAGAAGTCGAAACCGGCAGCATCGGCAATTTCGGTGTTTCGTTCGGTTATCTGAACAGCAATGACAGCGATGATGACGCGGCCAATGAAGTGGATAGCGATCAATATGAATTCGCGGCCTATTGGCGTGCGCGTTGGGGTGGCCTCCGCGCTTTTGCCAGAGGCTCCTACGCCAAGGTCGAATTTGATTCGCAGCGCCGGTTTGAGTCTAAAATTGACGGAGATGATAAGACAGAACGCCGCTTTGCCGTCGCTGATTGGTCTGGTGATCTTTACAGTTTTGCTGGCGGGCTGGCCTATGAAATGGATATTGGTCGGGTTTCCCTGCGTCCTTCTGTATCGGTCGACTATTATAACCTGTCCGAAGAAGGTTATACCGAAACCGAGGGCGGCGATGCGTTTAACTTGATCGTGGAAGATCGCGACAGCGACGAGTTGGCACTCAATACCACATTGGCGGCGGCGCTGAACTTCGGTGATACAGACCCCGATGGTGTCTGGTTCCGGGCCGAGGTCGAAGGCGGCTATCGTCAGATTATTGGTGGCGATATCGGTAATACGACAGCGAAATTCAAAGATGGTGATGCGTTTACACTGTCCCCTGATACCCGAACCGATGGCTGGCTCGCCGGCGTTCGGCTGGTCAGCGGGACGGGCAATCTGCTCATCGCAGGCGAATTCAGTGCTGAAGAGCAGTTACGAGATCATGTTTCATATGGTGCACGGCTGTCGTTGCGGATCGGTTTTTAG
- a CDS encoding response regulator transcription factor — protein MGQLLTLINDPMLTNREIEILEYVTLGLSAKEVARHIDISPRTVDRHVESARLKLRARNRTHMVACAVKAGLLTVNSNDDRGIFRMSSDDGLATIES, from the coding sequence ATGGGACAGTTACTTACATTGATAAATGATCCGATGCTCACCAACAGAGAGATAGAGATACTGGAATATGTTACGCTGGGGCTATCCGCAAAGGAAGTCGCTCGCCATATCGACATATCGCCGCGCACCGTCGATCGGCATGTTGAAAGTGCAAGGCTGAAGCTGCGCGCAAGAAATCGGACCCACATGGTCGCTTGTGCGGTCAAAGCAGGACTGTTGACAGTCAACAGTAATGACGATCGCGGTATATTCAGGATGAGTTCTGACGATGGCCTTGCCACTATTGAGAGTTGA